Genomic DNA from Lactuca sativa cultivar Salinas chromosome 8, Lsat_Salinas_v11, whole genome shotgun sequence:
atgaaaattaatatatattcGTTATCAAGCTATCTTTTGATTATTTTAGTACTTTATATCTATCATATAAGAAAGAGGACTCGATACTTAAGGTTTGATATTCTTAACATGGTTGTCCATCAAAATCAAAGCATCTAACAACCTGAACCATGCTTTTAATGAAAAGACATCCCCTCCTCCATCAAAGGGactaaagaaaagaaagaaagactaaaaaaaagattaaaaaaaaaaaaaaaaaaaaaaaaaaaagcaaacttTCATAAAGATTTTCTTATGCGATATTGCGATCTTCCCTTTTTAAAGTGTTCAATCACCTTTCTATTTCTATGGAATTTTGCCTAATTTTGTGTCCAATAACATGTCTCTCGCACACCTGTTAATGTTACAATAAATCAATTAAATCAAATTTTAAAtggtatgttatatatatatatatatatatatatatatatatatatatatatatatatatatatatatatatatatatatatatatatatatatatatatatatatatatatatatatatatatatatatatatttcttagaAAAACAAGACATGCTTCTACATCTTGTTCTTTGGGATGAATCAAGACGTATATGACATATAGTGTTTGATTGTGTCTTTGTTAATTGACCATGAATAAATTTGAGTGATAAGAACTAAGATATACAAAGGGAAATTTTGTCTATTTATTTATCGAAATTGATATAATAAATTCTCAACTTGCAAAATCAGAAAGAAAGACTTGAAACAAAGTATACTATGTATATGATTGCTAAAAAGTAAAAGTATAACTTGACGCAACAATTCATCTTTTTTTCAAAAGATTGGACTATTGGAAATGCAcgaattattttattatatataataaaaaagcaAGTGTCTTATTAATAgtatattttatggttttatatTTTAGTCCGTAATACTTTAATATGCCCATTGGCtcctatttaaaaaataaattacaaaacaaTCAATGTAATTTATAGAAAAGATCCTtatacagttttttttttcttacagaAATTGTTCATTTTGTTTAAATAGTATACTTTTTAGGTTTGAAATATTTGCTATAATGTTATCGTTTGGTCTCTTTGTAGGAAATAAATTACCAAATTGTTCATGTGCCACAATACTTTAGTTTTTTGATAAGTTTGGTCTGTATGTAGAAAAATAATTTACAAAAATTGTCctcgtattttatataaaagttccttatgtattttttttacttaAATTGTCCATGTGTAATAAGTTTTTGGGTTTTACACTTTCACCATAATACTTTTGTATCCTGCCATGTTTAGTCCATTTGTAGAAAATAAATTGCAGAATTCTCCCTGCAATTTAAGAAAAAGTTCCCCTTGTCAATATTTTTTATAGCAAATGTTTCAtgggtttaaattttttttaaaaatagtcagtctaataaaaaaaattacagatTAATCCCCCGCAAAACAAACATTGAAACTTATTAATTTGGCAAAGACAATTTGAAAATTACCTGTTCCCTACCAAACAGCAATGAGGCAATTTTTAGTCAAATATAAAAGCAAATGCATCATAGGACTATTTAATgtagtaatactctcataaaatGTGTAATGAAATAAAGTATTACcattaatttaaaagaaaaaaaaaatcatattttttactATGCAGAAGTAAAATGAAATATTCTTGAAGGGTACAATTTTTTGGCATTTTGCAAATGACTACGATAGTGTGTTTGATGGAAATTAAGGATTAATCTGGTTTGGCGGGATTAATCAATCTAGGCaggattaatcggtcaacaaaaggcaaaaaaagaaaaaaaaaatagtcaaaaaaattgaaaaaattaaatttttttaacccaaatttttcaaaattacaaatattataccaaaatgtacatattttggtattttcaaattttcaaattacgAATTCTCTTATTTTCATATTCTGAAGTActtatttttcttaaaatatattaatctttgattaattttaatattttattaataatctatggtctCCGATTAATCCGCATCAAGATCAATTAATCCCTTAACATCAGTCTACCTTCGAACTACCGTCGAATGATTTTTATAACATTGTTTTACCAATCGAAATTTTTTTCAACCACTAACTTCCCAACAGTCAATTAATTTTTCCATTAGTTTTACAAACATAACATAATTCAATCACATTCTTTCTATATATTACAATTTATACCCAACGATATACCATTTGTCAAGATACTTCTTATTTACCAAAAAAATCAAACTTATACTAGATTTTAATTTTTCGTACCATATTTATACTCGGCTTTGAAAAAAAGTTAATCtattttttaatatttcattttttatataaaatttagttTTCAGTAAAACTGTTttgtattaattatttaatttatttttatacattttCTAAAATTCATTTTTAGTAAAACAAGTGTATTAAATTTTTAACTTtctttttatacattttttagAATTCATTTTTACCAATCCGtttgtataaatatgttttttataaattctttttttGCAATTTCGTTTTTACATATTCTTTTATGATTCTTTTTTCTACaaatttgtttttagttttttacaaCACATGATTTTACAATTTTCTAAAAAGCGAATTTGTAAAAAACAGAATTGTGAACCTGTTCAAAATAAAGTtgtaataaatatgtaaaaacgaatttataaaacaataaaGTTACACAAAAACCGAAATATATAATACATACAAAATCGAAATAAAAATGAACTCCTAAAAACATATATAAGGGCGATACAAAATTGAAATCAAAATGAACTCCTACACACGAAATGatcataatttatcaatttaactTTTCAGATGTCTAATTATGCAAAATAAACCCACATGTTTAAAAAACTAATTCTCTTTTTTCAAACGAACAAAACATGATATAACAGAATGCTAATTGCTACCTCAATTTTAATTTcctatatataataaataattaacAGCATTTTACACTAAATATGTTTGAATAAATTCTATTTAACCTTCCACGAACAAAACATCTTTCGTTTTACACTTAACCAAATAACGAATCTTCCCGAAGCTCCCACAACATGTTTCCATGTAACAACCTACAAATTTAAAAACCATGATGGAAGTACTTTATTTTTTACCCATAATaccaaaatatttatatatatttttttttatccatTACAAGTCACAACAATATATATTACAGTCCAATACATGTCAAACACAGTATAAAATTATACTGTACTGTACTGAAAAGCTACCTGATTGTCCATATCAAAAATCATCTAGTGCCATAGACCGGAGCACCAACAACATAACGGGGTTGATTTGGGTAATTTCTTAAAAGTGGATAATCTTCAATGGTTGCATAATCATCACTATCATAATTTACTTCATGATATGGCCATGGCCCAAGAGCTTTGAGAATGAGTGCCAAAAATATAGACAACCCCTGccattaattataataaaaataaaaattaaaaatatttaaattaccgttctaaaaaaaaaattaaaaaatatttcgGTATATTTAACAAACTAAACGCCGCAAATATTTTTAGATGACGTCAACACACGAACCTGAGCACCAAGAATGGACAAGCCGACCCATTTGCATATATCGAAATTCTCCTTAATAAAATCCCTAAACTCATGGAAATTCCCACTTGGATCTTTCGGAAAGTCCTGAaatcatgaaaataataatattatataaagaaaataataaatgtaagtacattgctattatgggtAAAGAACTGTAAAGCTTTCGTCACTAGAAAGTACCTCTTCCCAATTCCGGTTTAGAAATACATCCGTTGTGACCGCACCTTCCACCATCAAAAGCAAAAAGATAAAGACCAAATACTACATTCATGTTAAGGCCATTAATCGTAATATTCATTTCTACTAAAACTATTGCACTATTGTCATATATATCCAATGTGGGCTCTGGACTTTTATGTCAGCTATCTGGCGGGCCACTTATTTACATCTGAGATGATGTTTTTGGAACAGGTTCTGTGGGTCAGCTCAGGGTTActgaaaaaataatttttttatagagTAACGTTAAAATAAGGATACACAATAGAGGCAACATCCGTTTGCGGTCTCTGCGGCGATGTGACCGGAGCATGCGATCACACACAAAGTTGCACCAAGTCCAAGCGTGGCGTATATGAACCTACATTGTTAAAGTTATAAAGAAAGGGTATTTAGGTCTTttccaagaaaaaaaaaaacctatgTAATGTATTGTCAACTCCTTATTGTTAGGACACTCTCATGTTCGGGGATCTTTTGGTTATGtcattaaaatttagttttttaaagttattatttCCGCATTTTTAGGATGTTATATATACTTTAAAATTTAATCATCAAACTTTaataaaatttttttttaaaaaggtaCAACAAAACTGACCACAATCTACAGACCCCATGAAGCCTCCTCATAAATAAAAGTTGAGAATGACATAAATGCTAGCATTTAACAGCCTgactttttgaaaaagaaaagctTTTTCATCGTTTTCCACATAGCAAGATTCTTGCAATCATATCACTTCCATCTTTTTTTTCGATTATGATTCAAATTAAGCATAAAATCAGGGAGTTTGATACCCAATCGAATCGTAATTATGAACTGAATGTGTTTGACTAGATTAGATAGAAATAATGTAATCAATTAACAATTAAGTAAAAGCTTTTTCTCGGTGAAAACGTGAAAGAGATGTTGTACCATGGAGTAGGGTAATCTGAGCCGTCCATTTGCCGCTGCCAAGCCCTAATCATCCACAAGCCGTAAATGATCATCGCGATCCCTAACATTCCGATGAACGAATTGACCAGTTTCAGCAACGATTGAACGCAACTCCtcaccatttttgtcaaaaaatgATTGGATTGGTTCAACAATCACCCCCTACAAGAAAAGAGAAACACAAATCGCAAACCCTAAGATTACAATTAGGGTTAGGAGAACAGGGGGTGATCCACAGTGATGAGCTGATGGCGTCTATGAAGAAACAATAATTGAATCGATATTGAAGGAGAATTGGAGGAGTAAATCTAGACCTAATAACGGCTCCGCCGGCAGTGCCGCCGATCAGAAGGGCTCTTGATTTTCGGGTGAGGCGGCTATCTGTAAAAGTCAAATAAAAACCCAATTTTGACTTATCGTATATCAAATTCAGATACACCTGTTGACGTGTGTAAAAAATGATATTTGGAAATTTTGTTGCATAAAAAATAGATTAAAGTGCGAATTTGGTCTTATGGTTTGTAAAAACATGTGTATTTTTTTACTAgtataaaaattttaatttatattattagtgtaattggatttttttttttggtggtTTTAGTCCTTGATAAATTTAAAAAtgacttgaattttttttattttatattttttaacatatattttaatatttacaaaataaaaacaaataaataatctctctctctcttatatttTCACATACTAAGTTCATCACCTTTATACCGATCTCCAATACTTTTTCTAGTGAAGAGCACTCTAACGAATTTTGTTTTAAAACTAATATGAAATCGACAAACACCCGAATCAAAGATATCTATGcccaacaccaaaaatcgaaatTGATTACATAAACCTCATATTCAAATAACCCATCCACCATACACCCCCTTTCTATATCATTACATTTCCTCGTAATAACTCAAAGTTAGTGAAAACCTAGAAAGTTGAAGGAAACAAATAAAGCTCATGAGCGATTGCTGATGAAGGCATATGTAGGAAATAGAAAACTCAAAGTGGCAACTAATGAAAGTCACCGGACATATGCACATTCATGGTGGCCATGAACGACAACGACATGGATTAGAGATCAATAAACCTCGCATTGGAAACAACCCGGAAATCGATATTCAAAATCATGCCTCCCATCATTTTTTAGAAATTGTTCCTTTCTTCTCCTACTATTACAAGGTTTTCGTTGAAGAATCTATATCTTGATCAAGATTCGTATGTGTATGTTCATTATTGTGTGTTTTCACAACCGGTTTCTAGGTTTTTAATCACCAATCTTTATATGGATCATTATTCGTATGTGTATGTTTTCACAACCAATTTTTCGATTTGCATCTAAATCGATTTGCTAGGTTTTCATCGTCCATTTAGTACATCTTTAAAGTTActtgtgtttttttttaattttttgaactAAATACGGGTTCAAGTTTTTGATGTTTAACAATTATGAAAGTTTCGAATCATAAAGatattaaatattataatattttttggCTATATTAATTTTGGATTATATTATTTTTGTGTCATAAAATTTTATATCAATTTATTTTCAATCATAGTAAtttggatgatatcattttctaATCACGTGATTTTGGATCAATAATATATTCAATTAAATACAATTTTTGTTCGTGATAAATTTTAGATCactatacattttaaatcataaaatatataattaatatcataaaatatttgaataaaaatatttttatatcatAACAAATTAAAGACCATAAACATGTTTGAATCATAACttttttgaatcataaatattttgaatctTTTCGTTTTAGATCATATTATATTCAACATTTTTTTAAAACCACATAaatcttttaaaataaagtttagtATCTAAATAACcttattttttaagttttattttcaaaaagttcgtaatatattatatataataaatatttgaaatGATTTTTAATTTGAAGAAAGAAAATTTCcatgttttatttttataaaaagttcaATTCATTTAAACAAACTGTAAGTTtccttaaaataataatattttatgaaaattttgttttacaaACTAATTAAAATAGTATTAGGAATAATTTtgtcatttgtttttttttttttttttgaatttgtataaaaaattgttatattttataaaaactagtatttattaaacttaaaatatgatcacttcaaaaacttatttttaattttctttttataaaatcgCTAGTATATTGAGTAGAAGTTTCCCttaaattttcatgatttttggaaaaaaaaatatgggtt
This window encodes:
- the LOC111879329 gene encoding tetraspanin-19; this translates as MVRSCVQSLLKLVNSFIGMLGIAMIIYGLWMIRAWQRQMDGSDYPTPWFIYATLGLGATLCVIACSGHIAAETANGCCLYCYLVFIFLLLMVEGAVTTDVFLNRNWEEDFPKDPSGNFHEFRDFIKENFDICKWVGLSILGAQGLSIFLALILKALGPWPYHEVNYDSDDYATIEDYPLLRNYPNQPRYVVGAPVYGTR